Proteins co-encoded in one Medicago truncatula cultivar Jemalong A17 chromosome 8, MtrunA17r5.0-ANR, whole genome shotgun sequence genomic window:
- the LOC11417033 gene encoding protein HIGH CHLOROPHYLL FLUORESCENCE PHENOTYPE 173, chloroplastic isoform X2 yields MGTSDIVLVAGATGGVGRRVVDELRKKGIPVRVLVRNEEKARKMLGSDVDLVIGDITKDSTLIPEYFKGVKKVINAVSVIVGPKEGDTPDRAKYSQGIKFFEPEVKGDSPEKVEYIGMRNLIKAVKNNLGLGRGKLLFGFEGDSYRQLSWGALDDVVMGGVSESTFQIDPNGSENGGPTGVFKGVLSSANNGGFTSIRTKNFSEPEDLSAYDGLEFRLKGDGRRYKVVVRTSADWDALGYTIGFDTEKGKWQSIRLPFSSLRPIFRAKTVSDAPPFDPSNVASLQLMFSKFEYDGKLNETFVEGPFELPVSSIKAYINDPITPRFVHVSSAGVTRPERPGLDLSKQPPAVRLNKELDYILTYKLKGEDLIRESGIPYVIVRPCALTEEPAGADLIFDQGDNITGKISREEVARMCVAALESPYACDKTFEVKSVIPFSEPFTVDPENPPSEKDYDIYFKNLKEGITGKEALQQSPTPV; encoded by the exons ATGGGGACTTCAGATATTGTCTTAGTAGCTGGAGCTACGGGTGGTGTTGGTCGAAGAGTGGTTGACGAACTACGGAAGAAAGGAATTCCGGTTCGAGTATTG GTTCGAAATGAAGAGAAGGCTCGAAAGATGTTAGGCTCTGATGTTGACCTG GTTATTGGAGACATTACAAAAGATAGTACTTTGATCCCTGAATACTTTAAAGGAGTGAAGAAAGTGATCAATGCTGTTTCTGTCATTGTTGGCCCTAAAGAAGGAGACACTCCGGACAGAGCAAAATACAGTCAA GGAATTAAGTTCTTTGAGCCAGAG GTAAAAGGTGATTCACCAGAAAAGGTAGAGTACATAGGAATGAGAAATTTGATCAAGGCTGTGAAGAACAACCTTGGACTTGGAAGGGGGAAGCTGTTATTTGGATTTGAAG GAGATAGTTATAGGCAGCTTTCTTGGGGCGCTTTAGATGATGTGGTAATGGGTGGAGTTAGCGAAAGTACCTTTCAAATTGATCCAAATGGTAGTGAAAATGGTGGACCAACTGGTGTTTTTAAAG GTGTTCTTTCATCAGCAAATAATGGTGGCTTTACAAGTATCAGAACAAAG AATTTTTCAGAACCGGAGGATCTCTCTGCATATGATGGTTTGGAGTTCCGTCTAAAAGGTGATGGGCGTAGATATAAAGTCGTTGTTCGCACAAGCGCTGATTGGGATGCTCTTGGGTACACTATAGGCTTTGACACAGAGAAAGGCAAATGGCAATCG ATTCGATtgccattttcttctcttaggCCCATATTCCGAGCAAAAACTGTATCTGATGCTCCACCATTTGATCCAAGCAATGTCGCATCATTGCAG CTCATGTTCAGCAAGTTTGAATATGATGGTAAATTAAATGAGACTTTTGTGGAAGGTCCATTTGAGCTTCCGGTGTCTAGCATAAAAGCATATATAAATGATCCAATAACACCTAG ATTTGTACATGTGAGCTCGGCGGGAGTTACCAGACCGGAAAGGCCCGGACTTGATCTAAGTAAACAGCCTCCGGCAGTTCGATTAAACAAGGAACTGGATTATATCCTCACATATAAACTAAAG GGTGAGGATTTAATTCGTGAAAGTGGCATTCCATACGTGATTGTGAGGCCTTGTGCATTAACTGAGGAACCTGCTGGAGCTGATCTCATATTTGATCAAGGAGATAATATTACG GGAAAAATATCAAGGGAAGAGGTTGCCCGCATGTGCGTAGCTGCACTTGAAAGCCCTTATGCATGTGACAAAACATTTGAG GTCAAAAGTGTCATTCCATTTAGCGAGCCGTTTACTGTGGATCCAGAAAATCCTCCTTCAGAAAAGGATTATGACATatactttaaaaatttaaaagaaggCATAACTGGGAAGGAGGCCCTCCAACAAAGTCCTACACCTGTTTAA
- the LOC112417027 gene encoding uncharacterized protein, with product MEELTQASSLQGTPPPKELDVWCEVAGINKGRVYGLGMESTVLVGKGRPNYRGSCSSSTEWVQRHELEEMRNERDQQRHEFEEMRKERNQLRKELVNTNRAVEQNNQMLKQLMESLNFRHMSYTRDRVHDDDDDEVGDDDDEAGGEYYDEELDSESERKKLCCILLGPKHMMYFFLSTFKHLILNV from the coding sequence atggaagaattgACCCAAGCATCATCTTTGCAGGGAACTCCCCCACCAAAAGAATTAGATGTGTGGTGTGAGGTTGCAGGAATAAACAAAGGTCGAGTGTATGGTCTTGGAATGGAATCTACTGTATTAGTAGGGAAGGGGAGGCCAAATTATCGTGGCTCATGTTCTTCATCAACTGAGTGGGTACAAAGACATGAACTTGAAGAAATGAGAAATGAAAGAGATCAACAAAGACATGAATTTGAGGAAATGAGAAAGGAAAGAAATCAACTTCGTAAGGAATTGGTTAATACAAATAGAGCTGTTGAGCAAAACAACCAAATGCTAAAACAATTGATGGAAAGCTTGAACTTTCGGCACATGTCATATACCAGAGACCGAgttcatgatgatgatgacgatgaggttggtgatgatgatgatgaggctGGTGGTGAGTATTATGATGAGGAATTAGATAGTGaatctgaaagaaaaaaattatgttgcaTCTTGTTAGGACCAAAACatatgatgtatttttttttgagtacTTTCAAGCACTTAATATTAAATGTTTAA
- the LOC11417033 gene encoding protein HIGH CHLOROPHYLL FLUORESCENCE PHENOTYPE 173, chloroplastic isoform X1 — MELCSTTLSFSSSTPLLNFQNHKFPRRNFCHKISNPALPKPFLQNYGKPQTLIYEQKSTRLSTGAYRTIISAKAGRQSWDFGRFIKTLYFFNGPPSPAKFFDFLVGKLSSSSTSESVNSMGTSDIVLVAGATGGVGRRVVDELRKKGIPVRVLVRNEEKARKMLGSDVDLVIGDITKDSTLIPEYFKGVKKVINAVSVIVGPKEGDTPDRAKYSQGIKFFEPEVKGDSPEKVEYIGMRNLIKAVKNNLGLGRGKLLFGFEGDSYRQLSWGALDDVVMGGVSESTFQIDPNGSENGGPTGVFKGVLSSANNGGFTSIRTKNFSEPEDLSAYDGLEFRLKGDGRRYKVVVRTSADWDALGYTIGFDTEKGKWQSIRLPFSSLRPIFRAKTVSDAPPFDPSNVASLQLMFSKFEYDGKLNETFVEGPFELPVSSIKAYINDPITPRFVHVSSAGVTRPERPGLDLSKQPPAVRLNKELDYILTYKLKGEDLIRESGIPYVIVRPCALTEEPAGADLIFDQGDNITGKISREEVARMCVAALESPYACDKTFEVKSVIPFSEPFTVDPENPPSEKDYDIYFKNLKEGITGKEALQQSPTPV, encoded by the exons ATGGAATTGTGTTCCACAACTCtttcattctcttcttccaCTCCACTTCTCAATTTTCAG AACCATAAATTTCCTAGGAGGAATTTCTGTCACAAAATTTCAAACCCTGCATTGCCTAAACCGTTTCTTCAGAATTATGGTAAACCTCAAACATTAATTTATGAACAAAAATCAACAAGACTTTCTACTGGAGCATATAGAACAATCATATCAGCTAAAGCTGGAAGACAAAGTTGGGATTTTGGAAGATTTATAAAAACATTATACTTCTTCAATGGACCCCCATCTCCAGCTaag TTCTTTGACTTTCTAGTTGGGAAACTATCAAGTTCTTCCACAAGTGAATCAGTAAACTCGATGGGGACTTCAGATATTGTCTTAGTAGCTGGAGCTACGGGTGGTGTTGGTCGAAGAGTGGTTGACGAACTACGGAAGAAAGGAATTCCGGTTCGAGTATTG GTTCGAAATGAAGAGAAGGCTCGAAAGATGTTAGGCTCTGATGTTGACCTG GTTATTGGAGACATTACAAAAGATAGTACTTTGATCCCTGAATACTTTAAAGGAGTGAAGAAAGTGATCAATGCTGTTTCTGTCATTGTTGGCCCTAAAGAAGGAGACACTCCGGACAGAGCAAAATACAGTCAA GGAATTAAGTTCTTTGAGCCAGAG GTAAAAGGTGATTCACCAGAAAAGGTAGAGTACATAGGAATGAGAAATTTGATCAAGGCTGTGAAGAACAACCTTGGACTTGGAAGGGGGAAGCTGTTATTTGGATTTGAAG GAGATAGTTATAGGCAGCTTTCTTGGGGCGCTTTAGATGATGTGGTAATGGGTGGAGTTAGCGAAAGTACCTTTCAAATTGATCCAAATGGTAGTGAAAATGGTGGACCAACTGGTGTTTTTAAAG GTGTTCTTTCATCAGCAAATAATGGTGGCTTTACAAGTATCAGAACAAAG AATTTTTCAGAACCGGAGGATCTCTCTGCATATGATGGTTTGGAGTTCCGTCTAAAAGGTGATGGGCGTAGATATAAAGTCGTTGTTCGCACAAGCGCTGATTGGGATGCTCTTGGGTACACTATAGGCTTTGACACAGAGAAAGGCAAATGGCAATCG ATTCGATtgccattttcttctcttaggCCCATATTCCGAGCAAAAACTGTATCTGATGCTCCACCATTTGATCCAAGCAATGTCGCATCATTGCAG CTCATGTTCAGCAAGTTTGAATATGATGGTAAATTAAATGAGACTTTTGTGGAAGGTCCATTTGAGCTTCCGGTGTCTAGCATAAAAGCATATATAAATGATCCAATAACACCTAG ATTTGTACATGTGAGCTCGGCGGGAGTTACCAGACCGGAAAGGCCCGGACTTGATCTAAGTAAACAGCCTCCGGCAGTTCGATTAAACAAGGAACTGGATTATATCCTCACATATAAACTAAAG GGTGAGGATTTAATTCGTGAAAGTGGCATTCCATACGTGATTGTGAGGCCTTGTGCATTAACTGAGGAACCTGCTGGAGCTGATCTCATATTTGATCAAGGAGATAATATTACG GGAAAAATATCAAGGGAAGAGGTTGCCCGCATGTGCGTAGCTGCACTTGAAAGCCCTTATGCATGTGACAAAACATTTGAG GTCAAAAGTGTCATTCCATTTAGCGAGCCGTTTACTGTGGATCCAGAAAATCCTCCTTCAGAAAAGGATTATGACATatactttaaaaatttaaaagaaggCATAACTGGGAAGGAGGCCCTCCAACAAAGTCCTACACCTGTTTAA